CGGACTGGGAGCACTTTTAACATGAGGATTTATGACCCGTATTTGCAAGGCCTTGCCGATCTCTTAGAGGAAGAAGAAGCCTCTGGCGCCGAATGGTTTTGGCCGGAATGGCGCTCCCTTTTTCAGGTGCTTGCCATAAGGCACATATCTCAAGCTCAAGAACTTGATGCCATCAAATTGTGGATTCTGCGCGATCCACAATTTTTAGGGAAATAACATCCGTTGCATGACATCTTGTCGTATTCCTAAGTAAGAAAATACCGAAGGAGTGCGCGAGATGAGCATGAGTCCATTTTACCGGCGTCACTGGCGACATGCCGCTATTTTGGGATTGATTGTGTTAACCGGCTTTGGGTTATTTTTGCCCGAATGGCGCAAAGCAGCGGGCAATGACTTTGCGCTGGTACAAACGGTTCACGAATGGGGAGGACTGTTTTATGGGTTGGCGGTATTAGGTTTCGGCGGAGCCTTTTATCCATGGCCTACGAAATCCCCAGGCAAATCCCCTGGTTTTACCAAATGGGCCTATTTCTTTATTGTTATGCTATTTGTCAGCGGAGTTGGCTTGCTCGTCGGACCGTCTTTTACACGGTCGATTGCCACGGTGACCCATGCCATTTTTGCCTTCATATTTATTGGATGGGTGACTTGGCATTTGGTGGCCCATATTCCCATCCGAATAGGCAAGAAAAAACCGTTTACGTTGTCATTGGCCAGACGGCATTTCTTAGGATGGGCCATTGGTACGGCTGCTACGCTACCCGTATTGTGGTCTTTACCATCACTGGCAAAAGTGGTCAGCGGGCGTACCATTCAGCAAGGCGAAGTGCAAGGGGCGTTGCCCGGCTTTGTGCCTTATACGGTGACGAATGGCTATCCTGCAATTGATCCCGCCACCTATCGTTTGGAAGTGAATGTGACGGGAAACCCTATACGACTCAGTTACGAACAGTTTAAGGCCCTGCCCATGATTGAGCGCAAAATCAACTTTCAATGCGTGACAGGATGGGCCGTTGATGGAGTGAGTTTTTTAGGGGTCGACTTGGAAAAGTTTTTATTAAGTAAGGGATGGGATCCCCAGCAAAAACCCTGGGTACTCTTTTATTCCGCCGATGGGGTTTATACCGAGTCCCTAAGTGCTGAGCAAATCCACCAATACCAACCTCTAATAGCCTGGCAGATCGATCATCGCCCCTTGCCGCAGTCCCAAGGGTTTCCGCTCCGGCTTTTGGTTCCGGGAATGTATGGATATAAATCCATAAAATGGCTGTATAAGATAGATTTTGCGGACCAAGACGTATTAGGATATTGGGAGCAGCGTGGATATCCCGAAAATGCGTATCTGGGATCGTATAATGGGCTGTAATAGCCCTAGTGAGATCCCGAGCAAAAATGACGAAGGAGAATATTCGTGCCGAAACGACAATTGCCTTTTATGCAGGTGGACGTGTTTACGAGTCGTGCTTTAGGGGGAAATCCTCTAGCGGTATTTTATGATGTTCCCGGTTCCCTGGACGTTCACACGATGCAAGGCATTGCCCGAGAAATGAATTTATCGGAAATTGTGTTTGTAACCACCAAACCAGACCACGAAGGTCATTACCGAATCCGGATTTTTACGCCCTATGAAGAACTGCCCTTTGCGGGTCATCCGACATTAGGCACATATTTTGTGTTAAAAGCCAAAGGACTCTTAAATGGCCAAGGAATTCAAACCACTCACGCAGGAGATACATCGTGTTTTCAAGATGATCAACAGTGGGTGTGGATGATTCCGCCCAAGGGTCATGTCCGCAGTTTGCTTGTGAATGCGACCCGGTTGGCGGCGGCTTTAGGGGTTAATGATTTGTTTTTGAATGACATGATGCCCCCGGCAGCCTGCGGGACCGGATTAGATCAATTGATTGTTTTTGTGAACAATCCTCATATCTTGCCAGAACTTGATGCGCAATTCCCACGCATAAAAGCTCTTCAAAAAGATTTAGATGTTCAAGGTCTGTACATTCTGGCTATGGTGGGCGCAGGACATTACCGGGCTAGGTATTTTAGCCAGGAAGGTGAAGATCCCGCGACGGGATCGGCAGCAGCAGGTCTCGGAACATATTTACTGCAGAGTGCGGGAGAAACCGCTATTCGCCGCTATATTGTGGAACAAGGGCAAGATATGGGGCGTCCTTCGGAAATTCATATTCGTCTTAACGCTCTGTCCTTAGGTTCCCTGGAAGTGGGAGGGCGCGTTTCCCCGGTGATTGAAGGTCAATTCTTTATTTAAGGTGTTAAGGATTTCAAAATTTGCTTAAGCAATTGTTCACTTTGCGAAGAGGCCCCTTGGTGTTGGGAATTCTTCTTCCGGGATTTGGCATTGGCCCCGCTAGAAGAATCCCCGGAACAGCCGGGACTGATTTGGGTCGGTGTATGTCCTTTGATGAACACTTCGCGGTAGGATGTACAACAGCCGTTGGCCAACAAGCCTGTTCTGAGACATACCGATTTCCAGACGATGCCTGGCGGTTGTTTAAATGTTAACTTGGGTTGGTTGGATAGGGCCATGCGCATAAAATGCGCCCAAATGGGACCAGCGCCCAAATCACCGGTAAGACCTAAAGGGGAATCATTGTCATTGCCCACCCAGACGGCGCAAGCGAGCTGGGGTGTATAACCGACCAACCAGGCATCACGTTGTTGTGAGGAGGTCCCGGTTTTTGCTGCGGCGGGCCGGTTAATAATTGAGTGGAGATCATGCGCGGTGCCTTTGGGATTTAATAACGGGGCTGTGAACAAATTCGTGACAACATAAGCCACCTGGGGACTTAAGACCCGGGTCAAATGCGGGTGATCCTGAAAGACAACCTGCCCATTTTGATTTACAACTTTGAGGATACCAAAAGGCCTGACACGGCTACCGCCATTAGCTAAGGTGCTGACCCCTCGCGCCATTTCATAAGGCGTGACAGAAGACGATCCAAGCGCTGTGGTTAGATTGTCTGCCAAAGGGCTCTCAATGCCCATTTCATGGGCCATATGAATCATGGCTTCTGGACCTACGGTGTTCATCCATTTAACAGCAACAATATTGTCGGAATAGGCAATGGCCCGGCGTATGGTTAAGGGGCCGTTATACACATGCCCAAAGTTGTGGGGGACATACCATTTGCCGTGGCCAGCCGGGAAACGCACGGGGGCGGAATCTTTGACTGAGGATGTGGGATATCCGTCGTTAATGACCGTGGTATATAAAAAATATTTCATGGTGGATCCCGGTTGGCGAGCGGCTTTCGTCGCCCGGTCGAGCGAGGTTTTAGCAAAATCATCCCCGCCGACTAACGCTTCGACATAGCCGTTTTGGGGATTCATGGCGACAAGTCCGACTTCTGGTTCTGGCACGCCGTTCACATCCGTGGTACTTGGCATATACCAGGCTACGGCATTTTGCGCGGCTTGTTGCATGTGCCAATTCATGGTGGTGGTTACTCGGTAACCGCCGTCGTAGAGGTGGCGTCCAATTTTGGGGGAAAGGCTCATCAATTCGTCGGCAATAAATTTGGTAAAGTAAGGCGCCCGGTCGCCAATCGGTGTTGAACGGCACAAGTTTAACGGGGCTTGTTCGGCTAAAGCGGCCTGCTCAAGCGTAATGTAGTGGAGTTTAGCCATTTGTTTCAGCACGAGATTACGCCGAGCCAGCGCGGCGTCAGGATGAATATAGGGATCATAATAGGTAGGGGCATTGACCAAACCGGCCAGCAAAGCGGATTCTGGCAATGTCAGTGATTTTACGGAATGACCAAAATAAGTCTCAGATGCTGCTTCGACTCCGTAAGCTCCTTCACCGAAATAGACGTCATTAAGATACATAGTGAGAATTTGGCGCTTATCAAACATTGTTGATAGCTTGAGTGTGATCAATAATTCCTTGAATTTTCTCGAGAAGGTGCGTTGGTTACTTAAATATAAATTTTTGGCCAGTTGTTGCGTAATCGTACTTCCGCCTTGAAGAATTTGACCATTGGTAATATCGACGATGGCTGCTCGAACAATGCCAACGGGATCGATTGCGGGTTCAATCCAGTACGTGTCGTCTTCAATGGCCACGAGAGCATTTTGCATAGTTGGAGGAATGCTTTGATAGGGCACCGGCATACGGTTTTCTTGGCCGTAGAGCACCGATACGAGTTGCCCATGCTGGTCATAAATCATCGTATCGGCAGGCAGTTCAGGGACGGGCAAGGCCAACCAGGCCACCGGCAACACCAGAACTGTGGCGCCAATGACGAGGGCTGGGAGACTCACAAGGGCCGCGATATTGATGATTTTCTGTTGGATTCGTTTCACTATTGAAGGACGGTGTCTTTGCCGATTCCGCCTGCTTTCCATCATCATCCTCCTGACAGCTTCTTTTGACCGAAGAGCCCAATATCCCTGGTTAGTATTGCTGGACGCAGAAAAAACATTTGATCCATTAAATGGAGGGAAGAGTATAGTGGCATAGCGTAAACACGCATAAATGTGCATGAAAAGATGCTAAACGGCCACAATGTGATTGTCAGCACCATTCCAACGAGAATTTACGGTTTATTTGCCCAATGCGGTCAGAAACATTGTATTCTTGACGGCGTTTGTTATAATTTGCAAGGAAATTTGTCCGCATAAGGAGGCACACTGGTGCTAGACACGCCGAAGAAATTTACGTTAATTGCAGGGTCGGCTGAAGGACCCAGTCGCTTAAACGCGTTTGACAATGCATTGTTAGCTGCAGGTATTGGGAATGTCAACTTGATCCGTGTCAGTTCGATTCTTCCCCCCAATGCTATTGAAGTGCCCCACTTGGAGATTATTCCGGGGCAATTAATGCCGACAGCTTACGGCACCATTACATCGGAGATTGCTGGCGAGACAATTTCGGCAGCGGTTGCGGTGGGAATTGGCGAACAGGATGAATATGGCGTTATCATGGAATTTTCTGGGCGTTGTGGGCAGCAAGAAGCCGAAGAGACCGTCACGGAAATGGTGCGTGCAGCGTTTCGGCAACGGCAAAGAGAACTCAAACGCGTCATAGTGCGAGCAAAAGAACACCAGGTGCAATCAATTGGTTGTGCATTTGCCGCCGTCGCATTGTGGTACTAAGGGGAACGGAACAATTTTGGTGAGACCACCAGTCCGTGACTGGCGTTGGGAAAGGCAGGACGATGAGTGATGAATACGTGGTTTACTGAGCTTCAAACCCGTAATGTGAGCCTAGGGCTCCGCATTGAGGATGTGTTATGGCATGAAAAGACCCCGTACCAGGAATTAGCGGTGTTGCAAACCGAGGCATATGGCCGCATGCTGGTCTTAGATGGGGCCATTCAAACCACCATTGTCGACGAGTTTGTCTATCATGAAATGATTACCCATGTTCCCCTTCTTCTTCATCCCAATCCCAAGAAAGTGGCGGTGGTAGGGGGCGGGGATGGCGGTGCCATCCGAGAAATTTTGAAACATCCGAGTGTTGAAGAGGCGCATCTCATTGAAATCGATGAAAAAGTCGTCGAAGCCAGCAAACGGTTTTTACCCGAAATTTCTGAGGCGCTGGACGATGAGCGGGCCCACGTACATTTCACTGATGGCATTGCCTGGATGAAACAAGCTCGGGATTATGATGTGATTATGGTGGATTCAACCGATCCGGTGGGACCCGCTGAGGGGCTATTTGTTCCTGAATTCTATCAAAGTATCTATGACGCATTGGGTCCTGATGGGATTATGGTCGCTCAATCGGAATCGCCCTTCTTAGAGCCTGATATAATTCAACGGGTCATGGCCGGGGTTTCTAAAGCATTTCCTGTGGCTCGTCTTTATTTGGCCAGTATTCCCACGTATCCCTCAGGCCTATGGAGCTTTACGTTGGGTTCCAAAAAACCCTTACAAGCGCCCAGACAGGCGTCGTTTAAGACCCGTTATTGGACCCCTGAAATTCAAACCAGTTGTTTTCAGTTGCCCCGTTTTGTGGAGGACCTCATCCGGTGACGACGTTATTTAGCAAAACCGACACATTTCTTGGTATGTATAGTCAATGGGATGAGGCTGATTGGATTTATTTTGGGATCCCCATGGACTTTACCGTTTCCTTTCAGCCGGGATCTCGCTTTGGCCCCTCCCGGGTTCGGGAAGCATCTTATGCCATTGAGACATACTCTTTAGCCCAAGATCGGGATTTGGAAGCAATCAAGGTCCATGATGCGGGAGAAGTGGAACTGCCTTTTGGGAATGTGACAGAAAGCCTGGAACGGATCCACCAAGCGGCGTGGTCGGTGATTTCCGCAGACAAAAGGTTTTTTGCTTTGGGAGGGGAGCATTTAGTCAGTCTTCCCCTGGTTCAGGCTTTAGTCAAGCGCTATCCGGATTTGGTGATTGTGCATTTTGACGCCCATGCGGATCTTCGCCAGGACTATATGGGAGAAACATTGTCCCATGCTACGGTAATGCGGCGCATCTGTGAGTGGATCAAACCAGGAAATCTATACCAATTCGGCATCCGCTCGGGGACTCGCGATGAAGTGCAATTTGCCCGGGAATTTGGACATTTGTATCCGCATGAAGTGTTAGATCCCCTAAAGCATGTCCTGCCTGAGTTGCAGGGTCGCCCTGTCTATGTCACTATAGACATTGACGTGATTGATCCCGCATTTATGCCCGGAACGGGCACGCCAGAACCCGGCGGGATTTCCTCGCGCGAGGCACTTGAAGCGGTTCGATTGCTCAAAGGCCTTCATGTTGTGAGCATGGACTTAGTGGAAACGATGCCCGCTTATGATTTGTCCCAGCGTTCGGCTGTGTTAGCCGCCAAATTAGTCCGGGAAGCATTATTGGCAATAGGCTGACAGGGGGGAAGGACTCGTGACATCCCGTTTGGATAACGCGCGCGAGCAGATTGCTCGGGCGATTACGGCGTGGCTCCAACAACAAGGGCTAGAAGCTCTGAAAAACCGAGTAGAAGTGGATGTGCCGACTGAGGAAGGGCATGGCGACTTAACATCAAACATCTGTTTAAGGATTGCCAAAGAGGCCAAAAAAGCCCCGCGTCTTTTGGCACAAGACATGGCAGCAAAGCTGGCGTCTGATCTGCGAGATCTGGTGACTGAAGTGGAGGCTGCAGGGCCCGGTTTCTTAAACTTTACCCTGTCTACCGAGTGGTTAGCGCAAGTGGTCAATGATATTCGCGTGCAAGGGTCCGATTATGGACACAGCGACTGGGGGCAGGGTCAGCGGGTCCTCATTGAATTTGTCTCAGCGAATCCCACTGGGCCCTTGGTGATTGTCAGCGGGCGGGCAGCAGCTGTTGGCGATAGCTTGGCCCGGATCTTGAATGCCAATGGGTTTCGTGCCGACCGCGAATTTTATGTGAACAATGCGGGCAATCAAATTTTGAAACTGGGACAGGCCATTTACTTGCGCATTAAACAGCTTTACGGTGAAGTTATCCCATCATGGCCGGAGGGCGTCTATCCAGGAGAGTACGTCATTGAGGTGGCGCAGAAATTTCTTGACGCTCACCCCGGTTTTAGTGTACCCGAACCCAGTGAATCGGTGTATGAGGAGCTTGGTCAATTTGGCGCCAATTATTTGCGGCAAATCCAAGAAAATATCTTGAGGAACTTTGGCGTAGAATTTGAACACTGGACTTATGAAAAGGATCTGCGTGATCAAAAAGCCCCCGAAGCTATTGTCACCCGGCTTGAGTCGTTAGGCTTTGTTAAAGAAGAAGACGGGGCTAAATGGTTTGTTTCTACGCAGTTTGGTGACGACAAAGATCGGGTCTTAGTAAAGTCCGATGGCAGTTATACGTATTTTGTTCCCGATGCCGCGTACCATGCGCAAAAATTTGAACGGGGCTATGACTGGGTTATTGATTTGTTAGGTCCTGACCACCATGGGTATATTGGCCGAATGCGGGCTTTGGTTCAGGCGTTGGGATTCCCTCAAGACCATCTCGAAATCATGATTATCCAGCTGGTCCGCCTGGTTCGCGACAATCAAGTGGTGCGCATGTCCAAACGGGGTGGTCAATTTGTGACCTTGGAAGATCTCATTGAAGAAGTGGGAGTGGACCCCGCGCGATATTTCTTTTTAGAGCGCGCCCCGAATACGCCGATGGACTTTGATTTAGGTCTGGCGGAATTGAAGAGCAATGAAAATCCGGTCTATTATATTCAATATGCTGCAGCCCGGATTCATAGTGTGCTTCGCCAGTGGCGGCAAAGCCATCAAGAACCATTTACCTGGAATCCTGGTTTGTTATCAGCTCCTTTAGAGCGTCGTCTCTTATTTGTATTGGCACGGTTTCCAGATATTCTTAAACGGGCGGCGATCGATCGAGCACCGCAGTACCTGCCGAAATATTTGACGGAATTAGCGGCAGCCTTTCATTCTTTCTACCGTCAACACCGCATCTTGGAAGAGGATCCTGCACTCAGTATGGCCCGGATTGCCCTAAGCGAAGCAACATTGATTGTGATCTCTTCAGGACTCGGGTATTTAGGGATTTCGGTTCCCGAAAGCATGTAAGACCACTGACGGATATAGCATGCCTGGCACTATGATATGGTGCCAGGCATCTTCAAGTTTTCGTGGCCATGAAGCACAGGTCCTTCGGCTAAGCAAGTACTAGGACTGAAGAAAACAAGCCACGGCGGGATCGAAAACTGGGCATGGCTTGTTGTGAGGCATTTTTTTTATTTGTGGAAGCTGTGGTGATGCCACATTCCACGCATCGGCAGACCGGAGTGAGTGACCATCTGATCAATCCGGGTGCTAAGGTGCGCCTCGATTTTGTTGGCTTGGGTCTGAGATATTCTGCCCTTGGATACCGCCAGATTAATCCGGGCTTTGGCATCGGTGAGCAGGGTATTTTCTAAAGCTGTTGCCGACGAGCCATGATTTGCGGCAATGGTGGCGAGACTCTCCCCGGCTTTGAGGTCGGCTCTTACAGTGCTTGGCGAGAGGTTCAGATCTTTGGCCACGGTGGGGAGGACAGGGCCCATCAAGCCGAAATGGCGAGGTTTATGGTTCCATGCTCCCGGCATCGGCAGGCCGGAGTGAGTGACCATGTGTTCAATCCGGGTGCTAAGATGCGCCTCGATTTTGTTGGCTTGGGTCTGAGATATTCTGCCCTTGGATACCGCCAGATTAATCCGGGCTTTGGCATCGGTGAGCAGGGTATTTTCTAGAGCAGCTGCCGACGAGCCATGATCCTGAGCAATGGTGGCAAGACTTTGCCCGGCTTTGAGGTCGGCTCTTACAGTGCTTGGCGAAAGGTTCAGATCTTTGGCCACGGTGGGGAGGACAGGGCCCATCAAGCCGAAATGGCGAGGTTTA
The Sulfobacillus thermosulfidooxidans DNA segment above includes these coding regions:
- a CDS encoding molybdopterin-dependent oxidoreductase, whose protein sequence is MSMSPFYRRHWRHAAILGLIVLTGFGLFLPEWRKAAGNDFALVQTVHEWGGLFYGLAVLGFGGAFYPWPTKSPGKSPGFTKWAYFFIVMLFVSGVGLLVGPSFTRSIATVTHAIFAFIFIGWVTWHLVAHIPIRIGKKKPFTLSLARRHFLGWAIGTAATLPVLWSLPSLAKVVSGRTIQQGEVQGALPGFVPYTVTNGYPAIDPATYRLEVNVTGNPIRLSYEQFKALPMIERKINFQCVTGWAVDGVSFLGVDLEKFLLSKGWDPQQKPWVLFYSADGVYTESLSAEQIHQYQPLIAWQIDHRPLPQSQGFPLRLLVPGMYGYKSIKWLYKIDFADQDVLGYWEQRGYPENAYLGSYNGL
- a CDS encoding PhzF family phenazine biosynthesis protein — encoded protein: MPKRQLPFMQVDVFTSRALGGNPLAVFYDVPGSLDVHTMQGIAREMNLSEIVFVTTKPDHEGHYRIRIFTPYEELPFAGHPTLGTYFVLKAKGLLNGQGIQTTHAGDTSCFQDDQQWVWMIPPKGHVRSLLVNATRLAAALGVNDLFLNDMMPPAACGTGLDQLIVFVNNPHILPELDAQFPRIKALQKDLDVQGLYILAMVGAGHYRARYFSQEGEDPATGSAAAGLGTYLLQSAGETAIRRYIVEQGQDMGRPSEIHIRLNALSLGSLEVGGRVSPVIEGQFFI
- a CDS encoding transglycosylase domain-containing protein — translated: MKRIQQKIINIAALVSLPALVIGATVLVLPVAWLALPVPELPADTMIYDQHGQLVSVLYGQENRMPVPYQSIPPTMQNALVAIEDDTYWIEPAIDPVGIVRAAIVDITNGQILQGGSTITQQLAKNLYLSNQRTFSRKFKELLITLKLSTMFDKRQILTMYLNDVYFGEGAYGVEAASETYFGHSVKSLTLPESALLAGLVNAPTYYDPYIHPDAALARRNLVLKQMAKLHYITLEQAALAEQAPLNLCRSTPIGDRAPYFTKFIADELMSLSPKIGRHLYDGGYRVTTTMNWHMQQAAQNAVAWYMPSTTDVNGVPEPEVGLVAMNPQNGYVEALVGGDDFAKTSLDRATKAARQPGSTMKYFLYTTVINDGYPTSSVKDSAPVRFPAGHGKWYVPHNFGHVYNGPLTIRRAIAYSDNIVAVKWMNTVGPEAMIHMAHEMGIESPLADNLTTALGSSSVTPYEMARGVSTLANGGSRVRPFGILKVVNQNGQVVFQDHPHLTRVLSPQVAYVVTNLFTAPLLNPKGTAHDLHSIINRPAAAKTGTSSQQRDAWLVGYTPQLACAVWVGNDNDSPLGLTGDLGAGPIWAHFMRMALSNQPKLTFKQPPGIVWKSVCLRTGLLANGCCTSYREVFIKGHTPTQISPGCSGDSSSGANAKSRKKNSQHQGASSQSEQLLKQILKSLTP
- a CDS encoding pyruvoyl-dependent arginine decarboxylase; amino-acid sequence: MLDTPKKFTLIAGSAEGPSRLNAFDNALLAAGIGNVNLIRVSSILPPNAIEVPHLEIIPGQLMPTAYGTITSEIAGETISAAVAVGIGEQDEYGVIMEFSGRCGQQEAEETVTEMVRAAFRQRQRELKRVIVRAKEHQVQSIGCAFAAVALWY
- the speE gene encoding polyamine aminopropyltransferase; protein product: MNTWFTELQTRNVSLGLRIEDVLWHEKTPYQELAVLQTEAYGRMLVLDGAIQTTIVDEFVYHEMITHVPLLLHPNPKKVAVVGGGDGGAIREILKHPSVEEAHLIEIDEKVVEASKRFLPEISEALDDERAHVHFTDGIAWMKQARDYDVIMVDSTDPVGPAEGLFVPEFYQSIYDALGPDGIMVAQSESPFLEPDIIQRVMAGVSKAFPVARLYLASIPTYPSGLWSFTLGSKKPLQAPRQASFKTRYWTPEIQTSCFQLPRFVEDLIR
- the speB gene encoding agmatinase, which codes for MTTLFSKTDTFLGMYSQWDEADWIYFGIPMDFTVSFQPGSRFGPSRVREASYAIETYSLAQDRDLEAIKVHDAGEVELPFGNVTESLERIHQAAWSVISADKRFFALGGEHLVSLPLVQALVKRYPDLVIVHFDAHADLRQDYMGETLSHATVMRRICEWIKPGNLYQFGIRSGTRDEVQFAREFGHLYPHEVLDPLKHVLPELQGRPVYVTIDIDVIDPAFMPGTGTPEPGGISSREALEAVRLLKGLHVVSMDLVETMPAYDLSQRSAVLAAKLVREALLAIG
- the argS gene encoding arginine--tRNA ligase gives rise to the protein MTSRLDNAREQIARAITAWLQQQGLEALKNRVEVDVPTEEGHGDLTSNICLRIAKEAKKAPRLLAQDMAAKLASDLRDLVTEVEAAGPGFLNFTLSTEWLAQVVNDIRVQGSDYGHSDWGQGQRVLIEFVSANPTGPLVIVSGRAAAVGDSLARILNANGFRADREFYVNNAGNQILKLGQAIYLRIKQLYGEVIPSWPEGVYPGEYVIEVAQKFLDAHPGFSVPEPSESVYEELGQFGANYLRQIQENILRNFGVEFEHWTYEKDLRDQKAPEAIVTRLESLGFVKEEDGAKWFVSTQFGDDKDRVLVKSDGSYTYFVPDAAYHAQKFERGYDWVIDLLGPDHHGYIGRMRALVQALGFPQDHLEIMIIQLVRLVRDNQVVRMSKRGGQFVTLEDLIEEVGVDPARYFFLERAPNTPMDFDLGLAELKSNENPVYYIQYAAARIHSVLRQWRQSHQEPFTWNPGLLSAPLERRLLFVLARFPDILKRAAIDRAPQYLPKYLTELAAAFHSFYRQHRILEEDPALSMARIALSEATLIVISSGLGYLGISVPESM